Proteins found in one Paenibacillus wynnii genomic segment:
- a CDS encoding methyl-accepting chemotaxis protein, whose translation MKGNRMHLSMKWKLILSFSVVTLIFLGVALYQGYQIGQVEGSMERQKTEMEKRITVSTITQFLQELNGVENSLASSSDLELVITFKEKQKRLLDELSKVDFEKGSPGYGELQLLEAQVGEYTGYFDGLVQTMGDEDLDPMTVLEQIDDIHTKAQSLNQAMLVNNEKLYEAAAEKAQQAQVHSFTLLDRTASAAVYAAVLVFLLTLVIASLLIRSFLTPINRLQAAVRKISEGDLRQQINSPYNDELGQLSHHFDHMVEQVRDMLQQTQSVASSLAAYSETFQHSSSITAHTNLDIVRTIQEISVGADQQAGQTEQSASFIQELVREVQEITAYTGDMLETSHTANLNTRKGSAAVTALREVSEHSRDSVGKAYQALNKLAEQSKDISRITNSIMEISSQTNILSLNAAIEAARAGVYGKGFSVIADEVRQLSDQTKESSSHINDIINEWLVGMADFQSYMLDTRKNLEEQDHKVAETLSSFEAIDQSIEAISKQIGQIHVKVDSTQSMNAKLAESVHSVASIAEKTAAGVQEVNASSIQQDTAIRDIARQAVEINEISQKLFREINVFKINGGADDEIEGRTILIADVSKDTPGSYRTEEVYKSA comes from the coding sequence TTGAAGGGAAATCGCATGCATCTTTCCATGAAGTGGAAGCTAATTCTAAGCTTTTCTGTCGTAACCCTCATTTTTTTGGGAGTGGCTCTTTATCAGGGCTATCAAATCGGACAGGTAGAAGGTTCTATGGAAAGGCAAAAAACAGAGATGGAAAAAAGAATTACCGTTTCTACAATTACCCAATTCCTGCAAGAGTTGAACGGTGTGGAGAATTCTCTAGCCAGTTCTAGCGATCTGGAGTTGGTCATTACCTTCAAGGAAAAACAAAAGAGGTTATTGGATGAGCTCTCCAAGGTGGATTTTGAAAAAGGCTCACCCGGTTATGGAGAACTACAACTTCTGGAAGCCCAAGTTGGAGAATATACCGGTTATTTTGATGGCTTAGTTCAAACTATGGGAGATGAGGATTTGGATCCCATGACTGTTTTAGAGCAAATAGATGATATACATACTAAGGCGCAGTCCTTAAATCAAGCAATGCTGGTGAACAACGAGAAATTATATGAAGCTGCTGCCGAAAAAGCACAGCAGGCTCAAGTCCACTCTTTTACATTATTAGACCGGACAGCCTCTGCAGCGGTTTATGCAGCCGTACTCGTATTCCTTCTTACGCTGGTAATTGCTTCGTTGCTAATCCGTTCTTTCCTAACTCCCATCAATAGACTGCAGGCTGCTGTACGCAAAATATCCGAGGGTGACCTGCGACAACAAATTAATTCACCGTATAATGATGAACTGGGACAATTGAGTCACCACTTTGATCACATGGTAGAACAGGTGCGGGACATGCTTCAGCAGACCCAGTCGGTGGCTTCGTCGCTTGCAGCATATTCGGAGACTTTTCAACATTCATCATCCATTACAGCCCATACTAATCTGGATATTGTTAGAACCATACAAGAAATCTCTGTGGGAGCGGATCAACAGGCCGGACAAACCGAGCAGAGTGCCAGCTTCATTCAGGAACTGGTTCGTGAAGTCCAAGAGATTACGGCCTACACCGGGGACATGCTGGAGACCAGCCATACAGCTAATTTGAATACGAGAAAAGGATCGGCGGCAGTCACTGCTTTGCGGGAAGTATCTGAGCATTCGCGTGATTCTGTGGGGAAGGCGTATCAAGCTTTGAACAAGCTGGCAGAGCAATCAAAGGATATTTCTAGAATTACAAATTCAATTATGGAGATTTCTTCGCAGACGAACATTCTTTCCTTGAATGCGGCTATAGAAGCTGCTCGGGCAGGGGTATATGGCAAGGGATTTTCTGTGATTGCTGATGAAGTTAGACAGTTGTCTGATCAAACAAAAGAGTCGTCGAGTCATATCAATGATATTATCAACGAATGGCTGGTCGGGATGGCTGACTTTCAGAGCTATATGTTAGACACTAGAAAAAATCTGGAAGAACAGGATCATAAAGTGGCAGAGACACTTTCTTCGTTTGAAGCCATTGATCAATCCATAGAAGCGATCAGCAAGCAGATTGGACAGATCCATGTAAAGGTTGATTCCACACAGTCTATGAATGCCAAGCTTGCGGAGTCCGTTCATTCTGTGGCTTCTATTGCCGAAAAGACAGCCGCAGGTGTTCAGGAGGTTAATGCCTCTAGTATTCAGCAGGACACTGCCATTCGCGACATTGCCCGCCAAGCTGTTGAAATAAATGAAATCTCGCAGAAGCTATTCCGTGAAATCAATGTGTTCAAGATTAATGGTGGAGCTGACGATGAGATCGAGGGGAGAACAATCCTTATTGCGGATGTGAGTAAGGACACACCGGGTTCGTATAGAACTGAGGAAGTATATAAGTCAGCTTAG
- a CDS encoding LacI family DNA-binding transcriptional regulator, translated as MKVLVIVLKITIKDIAKMADVSISTVSRVVNNSKPVNEDVRKRVMEAIKQTKYRPDVLGEAETRGNTHLIGIIIPHNSNTVLDDFSIGIRNIAELYGYDIIVGLTDGTVESELHYFNLFHELRTLGNIFVGSVLEKEHTEMIHKTGTPCVLAGQQSPNSAIPSVHLDNVTASYEAVTYLIQRGHRQIAMIRASGESAVGGDRYQGYRQALEDAQIPPREEWVVESGFSVEDGSTAMRKIMERASRPTAVFCSTDWMAVGAMNYLHDIGLRVPEDISVIGFDNSFMASIVRPNLTSVEYSGTEIGMTAARHLIKLIKGETVTPHHSNVAHYLMVRESTE; from the coding sequence TTGAAAGTTCTGGTGATCGTCTTGAAAATAACCATCAAAGATATAGCCAAAATGGCCGACGTTTCCATATCCACCGTATCCCGGGTGGTAAATAACAGCAAACCTGTAAATGAGGATGTACGGAAACGGGTAATGGAGGCCATCAAACAAACCAAATACCGTCCGGATGTACTCGGTGAAGCAGAGACAAGAGGGAATACCCATCTGATCGGCATCATTATTCCGCACAATAGCAATACCGTACTCGATGATTTCAGTATTGGTATTCGAAACATCGCAGAATTGTACGGGTATGACATTATAGTGGGCCTTACCGACGGAACCGTCGAGAGTGAGCTTCATTATTTCAATCTATTTCATGAGCTTAGAACCCTAGGAAATATCTTTGTGGGATCAGTGTTGGAGAAGGAACACACAGAGATGATACACAAGACCGGTACCCCTTGTGTACTTGCCGGGCAGCAATCTCCGAATTCCGCGATCCCTTCCGTTCACTTAGACAATGTCACTGCCTCTTATGAAGCCGTAACTTATCTGATTCAACGGGGGCACCGCCAAATAGCTATGATTCGTGCCTCAGGAGAAAGTGCTGTTGGCGGTGATCGTTATCAGGGATATCGACAAGCCCTTGAGGACGCACAGATTCCCCCGCGGGAGGAATGGGTTGTAGAAAGCGGTTTCTCCGTGGAGGATGGGAGTACCGCCATGCGAAAAATAATGGAGAGAGCGTCTCGGCCTACCGCGGTATTCTGTTCAACAGACTGGATGGCCGTAGGTGCGATGAATTATCTACATGATATCGGTTTACGTGTGCCAGAAGATATCTCCGTGATTGGTTTCGATAACAGCTTCATGGCTTCCATTGTCCGACCTAACCTGACATCGGTAGAGTACTCAGGGACTGAAATTGGCATGACGGCTGCACGTCATCTTATTAAGCTAATTAAAGGTGAAACCGTTACTCCCCACCACTCAAATGTCGCCCATTATTTAATGGTAAGAGAAAGTACAGAATAA
- a CDS encoding glycoside hydrolase family 13 protein, with protein MNRIWWKEATAYQIYPRSFMDSNGDGIGDLQGIISKLDYLKDLGINVIWICPIYKSPNDDNGYDISDYQDIMEEFGSMEDFDQLLHEVHIRGMKLILDLVINHTSDEHPWFIEASSDKNHPKRDYYIWSDHNNGVEPNNWESIFSGSAWELDPQSGQYFLHVFSKRQPDLNWENPEVRKELYGMVNWWLDKGIDGFRVDAISHIKKVPGFPDMPNPLSLPYVPSFEGHMNREGIHDFLQELKEETFDRYNVMTVGEASGVNVDQAELWVGEEQGKFNMIFQFEHLALWNKSTTGGLDVIALKSALSRWQKGLEGKGWNALFIENHDQPRSVSTWGNDDSYWKESAKSLATMYFLMQGTPFIYQGQEIGMTNVKFDSMDDYDDVAMKNMYRIESEAGKSHEEIMQVIWKNGRDNSRTPMQWDDSNNAGFSSDTPWMKVNPNYTEINVERAQQDPDSIYHHYKKLITLRAANPVVVYGTYDLILPEDESIYAYTRTLENEKLLVMANLTSQEVLFDLPADLEYISCELLLHNYNTDPAERIETVALRPYESRVYLLECAAEEEINTNVTAEVEKVGLLQ; from the coding sequence GTGAACAGAATATGGTGGAAAGAAGCGACTGCTTATCAGATCTATCCGCGCAGCTTTATGGACAGCAATGGAGACGGCATAGGAGATCTGCAAGGAATCATATCTAAGCTTGATTATCTCAAGGATTTAGGAATAAACGTGATTTGGATTTGCCCGATTTATAAATCTCCGAATGATGATAATGGGTATGATATTTCGGATTATCAGGACATCATGGAGGAGTTCGGCAGTATGGAGGACTTTGATCAGTTGCTGCATGAGGTCCATATACGTGGCATGAAGCTGATTCTGGATCTTGTCATCAACCACACCTCAGATGAACATCCATGGTTTATTGAGGCAAGTTCTGACAAGAACCACCCGAAAAGGGATTACTATATTTGGAGTGATCATAATAACGGGGTAGAGCCGAATAACTGGGAAAGTATATTCAGCGGATCAGCTTGGGAGTTGGATCCTCAATCCGGGCAGTATTTCTTGCATGTGTTCTCCAAACGTCAGCCTGACCTGAACTGGGAGAACCCCGAAGTTCGTAAGGAGTTGTACGGTATGGTTAACTGGTGGCTGGATAAAGGAATAGACGGCTTCCGAGTGGATGCGATTTCGCATATTAAGAAGGTACCTGGTTTTCCAGACATGCCGAATCCATTGAGTCTACCTTATGTGCCTTCCTTTGAGGGACATATGAACCGTGAGGGAATCCATGATTTTCTCCAGGAGTTGAAGGAGGAGACCTTTGACCGCTACAATGTTATGACGGTTGGCGAAGCGAGTGGGGTGAATGTGGATCAGGCAGAGCTCTGGGTAGGTGAGGAACAAGGGAAGTTCAATATGATTTTTCAATTTGAGCATTTGGCACTTTGGAACAAAAGTACAACCGGGGGCCTCGATGTAATTGCCTTGAAATCCGCACTGTCCCGCTGGCAAAAGGGTCTTGAAGGTAAAGGTTGGAATGCGTTGTTTATTGAAAATCACGACCAGCCGCGTTCCGTTTCAACATGGGGTAACGATGATTCTTATTGGAAGGAGTCAGCCAAGTCATTGGCTACGATGTATTTTCTTATGCAGGGGACTCCGTTTATCTACCAAGGCCAGGAAATCGGCATGACGAATGTCAAATTTGACTCGATGGATGATTATGATGACGTGGCTATGAAGAACATGTATCGAATCGAGAGTGAGGCCGGTAAGAGCCACGAGGAAATAATGCAGGTCATTTGGAAGAATGGACGTGACAACTCCAGAACACCGATGCAGTGGGATGACTCCAATAACGCCGGATTCAGCAGTGATACTCCCTGGATGAAGGTCAATCCGAATTATACAGAGATCAATGTTGAGCGAGCGCAGCAGGACCCAGATTCTATTTATCATCATTATAAAAAACTTATCACTCTGAGAGCCGCCAATCCCGTTGTTGTCTACGGAACTTATGATCTGATTCTGCCTGAGGACGAGTCCATCTATGCGTACACAAGGACATTGGAGAATGAGAAGCTACTTGTCATGGCCAATCTTACCTCCCAAGAGGTATTGTTTGATCTTCCGGCCGACCTTGAATACATTTCCTGTGAACTACTTCTCCATAACTATAATACCGATCCGGCGGAGCGCATAGAGACCGTTGCATTAAGACCCTACGAATCCAGAGTATACCTTCTGGAATGTGCAGCGGAAGAAGAGATTAATACAAACGTCACGGCAGAAGTAGAAAAAGTCGGACTCTTACAATAA
- a CDS encoding LTA synthase family protein, translating into MRKEFDIRNRPFLGFSFVLLLKSAVAWFVVFSDGPSWSILLTEIPFFFIVFGLIEWMASKRKFLYYMVANLFISVIYFAVLMYYKYYGVIVTYHALEQADKVTKVGESTYSLLDPYYLFIFVDIIVFMFYMFRPKYITRWKDRGMKRMNRTVLFGIISGSIALCLFSIWPNHASMNENKKAESMGILNYELYTLFADSTESEEMIDSKDITQASINEAKGITEPVSPQYWAAAKGKNLIVVQMESFQTFLIGLKIDGQEITPNINKMVKNELYFDNFYSSAGQGTTSDAEFVVNTSLYIPHHEAATSSKYMDKSLPSLPKLMKAQGYETATFHTNSVEFWNREALYKTLDFDKYYDQAFYGDDDHIAFGSSDEVLFAKTVPELVRLDAEENPFYAMVISMSAHHPYKLPESKFKIKLPERFEGTLVGDYIQSQNYADYAMGQFLDDLKTRGLWENSVVVFYGDHQGLPLYSLGSDEKDLMKESVGREYGYTDMFNLPFIVHAPGIGQPAIFSQTGGQIDILPTVANLLGVSLEDQIHFGEDLFNHKTNLLPVRHFLPKGSFINDSSMYLTGVSYADGTNYNLTDNSITKEGSTEAQFNAVNKLLNMSNSYILQLPDVAPKDE; encoded by the coding sequence ATGAGAAAAGAGTTCGACATTAGAAACAGGCCATTTTTAGGCTTTAGCTTTGTCCTGCTGCTGAAAAGTGCGGTAGCGTGGTTCGTGGTATTTAGCGATGGTCCATCATGGAGTATATTGCTCACTGAGATTCCTTTCTTCTTCATTGTATTTGGACTCATTGAATGGATGGCATCCAAGCGAAAGTTTCTTTATTACATGGTCGCCAACTTATTTATATCAGTGATTTATTTTGCCGTCCTAATGTACTACAAGTATTATGGCGTTATCGTCACTTATCATGCCTTGGAGCAAGCCGATAAGGTAACAAAAGTCGGGGAAAGCACCTACTCCCTACTTGATCCCTATTATTTATTCATTTTTGTAGATATTATTGTATTTATGTTCTATATGTTCCGTCCGAAATATATTACACGCTGGAAGGACCGGGGCATGAAGCGCATGAATAGAACGGTTCTGTTCGGTATCATAAGTGGATCCATTGCCCTTTGTCTTTTCAGCATTTGGCCTAATCATGCCAGTATGAACGAGAACAAAAAGGCAGAAAGCATGGGAATCCTTAATTACGAGCTCTATACACTTTTTGCCGACAGCACAGAGAGTGAAGAAATGATCGATAGCAAGGATATTACTCAAGCCTCCATTAATGAAGCTAAAGGGATTACAGAGCCGGTATCCCCGCAATATTGGGCAGCTGCCAAAGGAAAGAACCTGATTGTAGTGCAGATGGAATCCTTCCAAACCTTCCTGATAGGCCTTAAGATCGATGGGCAAGAAATTACCCCTAACATCAATAAAATGGTGAAGAATGAATTGTATTTCGATAACTTCTATTCTAGCGCAGGGCAAGGAACAACCTCGGATGCGGAATTTGTAGTCAATACTTCCCTTTATATTCCCCACCATGAGGCCGCAACCTCATCCAAGTACATGGATAAGTCGCTTCCCAGCCTGCCCAAGTTAATGAAGGCACAAGGGTATGAGACCGCTACATTTCATACGAATAGCGTAGAGTTCTGGAACCGTGAGGCATTATACAAAACATTAGACTTTGACAAATATTACGATCAAGCCTTTTATGGAGACGATGATCATATCGCATTCGGCTCCTCGGACGAGGTATTGTTCGCAAAAACAGTCCCTGAACTAGTCAGATTAGACGCCGAAGAGAATCCCTTCTATGCTATGGTTATTTCAATGAGTGCCCATCACCCTTATAAACTGCCAGAATCCAAATTCAAGATTAAACTTCCTGAACGGTTCGAAGGTACATTGGTAGGTGATTATATTCAGTCTCAGAATTATGCAGATTACGCGATGGGTCAATTTCTGGACGATTTAAAGACCAGAGGATTGTGGGAGAACAGCGTTGTCGTATTCTATGGGGATCATCAAGGCTTACCCCTCTATTCATTAGGAAGTGACGAGAAGGATTTAATGAAGGAATCGGTAGGCCGAGAGTATGGATATACAGATATGTTCAACCTTCCCTTCATTGTTCATGCTCCGGGCATAGGTCAACCTGCTATTTTTAGCCAAACGGGCGGACAGATCGATATTTTGCCAACGGTAGCTAATCTGCTAGGGGTTTCCCTTGAGGATCAGATCCACTTTGGTGAAGACTTATTCAATCACAAGACCAACCTGCTTCCCGTAAGACATTTTCTGCCAAAGGGATCATTCATTAATGACTCGAGCATGTACTTAACGGGTGTATCTTATGCCGATGGAACCAACTATAATTTGACCGACAACTCCATAACTAAAGAAGGATCTACAGAGGCACAATTCAATGCCGTAAATAAGCTTCTGAATATGTCAAACAGTTATATTTTGCAATTGCCTGACGTTGCCCCGAAGGACGAATAA